In the Hevea brasiliensis isolate MT/VB/25A 57/8 chromosome 8, ASM3005281v1, whole genome shotgun sequence genome, acaaaggccttttatgcaggattcactTCTATAAGCTTATGTGATGCaattttgatggattttgtatatattgatgtgttttttgtgacaatttctcatgatttatgcttcatagaattatatttcttcattctagggtatttttcatacttgcaaatcattttcaattataatctcaatcttgttgaattgtgcataagtaactgcataacttatgcaatcctgcataaccacaattcttgccattttcatctctgttgcaaactgcataaggatgtgcatagcttatgcaactctgcatagccacatttttgtcaaatttcatatatgccgaaacttgcataagtgtgtgcatgacttatgcacttctacatgacttcaaatcctacattttctctttctgtcgaaatctgcataagggagtgcataagttatgcacttctgcatgacttcaaatcctgcattttctctttccaccgagacctgcataaggagagtgcatagcttatgcacttccgcatgaccacactctccaaaaattaaaacctgccgagacctgcataaggaaagtgcatgacttatgcacttccgcatgaccaccaaCTCTGACTTccaaaacttgccgagacctgcataaggagagtgcatgacttatgcactttcgCATGACCACCAACTCTGACTTccaaaacttgccgagacctgcataaggagagtgcatagcttatgcactttcgcatgaccacactctccaaaaattaaaacctgccgagacctgcataaggagagtgcatgacttatgcacttccgcatgaccaccaaCTCTGACTTccaaaacttgccgagacctgcataaggagagtgcatgacttatgcacttccgcatgaccaccaaCTCTGACTTCCAAAACTttccgagacctgcataaggagagtgcatgacttatgcacaaccgCATGACCAATTTTTCTAAATTCCAAAACctaccgagacctgcataaggagagtgcatggcttatgcacttttgcatgaccACAATTCCTAcacttccatttttagccgaaacttgcataagtcagcgcataagctatgcactcttgcataatcaatttttcacacccttttcttccaccgaaacctgcataagagagtgcataagttatgcacacccatttttccccttatgcagttttacacatgtcccattcaaatcaaaaatttttttttttttcggcaTCCACTTTCCCACCCCCACTTTTTGTGCATACTTGTCCATATACTGtatatatttgcatgcttctactagtgtttgcacatttttccttgttaatcatcatgcagcagcttttgaatatactgcacaggctgtgaatccccttatgcaaatgttttgcatagcctgtgcagtccttattgccactcatgcagaaccgcacagcttatgcaccctccttatgcacttgTTCTGGACAACactttattctgcataacctgtgcagcttcttatgcttccccattatctcttgaattctcatctgctctataccaggtaacttattctttttgctcttaaatttcacaattcctggtaatttctctttactttgagttttgataatgcactacttgagacattgaggacaatgtccaattttgagtttgggggtatgcattttgatttttactacatttttcacattttgagtataggaacatctcatcccattccatttacatatattgtaaatattttacatatacatccatacatatacataacacatttacacacatattatacatcacttagaaattgtacacattgcatacaaatagatttcctccatttagttaatgcattgttcatttttaggaatcatgcatcatgcattaaaatcttttgccaaatcccttgagtattgaaaagttacctatgagagtgatttgacttacctttagttgggtttgtggattgaaagtttcctaagaggtgcaaggttttgaagtgtttatcccttgcctatatcttcttagccaaaaagccacccaactagtccttaagagattggagtgtttagagggagttattggatataaggtagtcaaatgatgtctcaccaatcctagaacaaattttctaaaccttccaaggcgaaataccagcttgtacttgaaaagagagatgattaggcattctttgatttaaacctcctcattttaaacctttggccctttttctaattaaaattgaaccttgcaaacccctttgagcctttttatccctaatttttcttgaaatccttattgctacctagccaatgaaccaaacactccaacccttttcatgaggataattgaatattaggtacactttataaaaaaaaataaaaaaaaagaagaaaagaaaaaaatacaataaaagggagaagaaatacttgtcatcttgtaaaagtgctagtatatgtgcttttcattgttgtcattcaaattgaaagaaatccacccaaagtattaaaagaaatgagtttgggggtggcatttttagggacaatcatcaaaagaaaatgcaagatacaagtttaaagtatcaaaatgtccctccatttttatgtgttttgtaaaatatgctagcacttgacaatcctcattgtgtatttctgtcccccatatatatatataaaaaaaaaagaaaaaaatataataaaataagaagtgtaccttatgttgtcaagattgaaaatattctcatgctttgaatcctttttacccattcttcttcttagcctcattttgaaccccatggccccattacacccctaaaaagacctttgatctcttgatagtacttgctacattagtggagatgggagtagggaatttgcctatgggattggaaaactattcattcattcattcaattccatcattccatatagagacactttgactattgattgtcctagaattccttttgagcatgactctctcttttgattggttggtttgggaattttgaatgataattgacttgatggctaagcggtgaaagcttggataagcactagattctttgcattttgaaggatgggtatatggattgttggtatggctaaaggggtgttaagttactttaataggtaattttcatagctctttggataaggcacccctaaaaattttgcatcacattttaaagtttgcttgaggacaagcaaaagcttgagtttgggggtatttgatgcatatattttgcataattttttaggtttaatttcatagccattttatttgattattagtcacttttagctaatttcattagttatttagttagtttttcataattgtcaattttggattaatttgtaatttttactttgttttctaggaaaaatggtgtttttgaaggactgaagagaaattttaccattgaggagtgacttctacagccaaagatgtcaaaaacaagttttcaagttgaaatatgcattgaccaaattgcgcataacttgccgcataagctatgcagatctgcataaggagaagaaatattgttccaacacctgccgaattgtgcataaggggagtgcatagcttatgcagattcacgcctcccttatgcaatctcacggaattgtgcataacctatgcgccaagtcatgcagtttcgcataagtaaaCCAGAAACagtcgaaaactgcataagggactgcataacttatgcagtccacctatgcagtcccacaaaggtttcattaatgagctggcagaagattccctcagaaaattcctcctaaaacacaccattttagggctcaatgtcagaaaatgctataaatagccccatttcccattttagaaaagaagaagcaagtagaggaagaaaaggaataggggaggcagcagctgaagagtcacaatcatctcccactccatttccaaccagatttggagatttctttcttttcttacatttttcctacatttctagtgtttagtttcttgtttcttagcttagattaaagctttatttccttataaacttagaatttcttgtgttaaacatggattgtgagtagttttctttgattctggagtaagggatgtagtattttagttatttttgtggatttgaactgggttagtcccaatttaatgaatttatgaggtttaatccatttcttgtgtgcttattcacatgcttaatgaagggccccattaagttatgttcttaatccttggttgaagcaccgaaaggagaaaaccaagtgatagttaatcaagaaattggacttaattaacttagatctagaaatagactaagggttaagagggttttaatagattgattaaagaacctaatgggtcttggttaattttaacttcacaaaagtaggattaagttaattaaggcactctttgtctcactcgaaagagttttcaaaggattttagaattaatctcctttaaacccataaatttcatggattgggctagctagggaaaatcccaaaatgacttaaatatgaacccttaactccagaatcgtcttttatcaattattgcttggaattttatttttgagtgtttagtttaatctcattttattaatttttcattattaatattatcaatttctttattttgcgaattattaaattagtcattgtttgaattttgttttgcattttcataccttatgcttcaaattcctaaatttcttttattaatttgattaaaatacaattttaacatattttattttatatcaaaaattcaatcattaacacaactcctcgtgggaacgatatctttttctatactacttgaacgacccgtgcacttgcggttgggacacatcagATTCTATCTCAAGGATTGGCTCAACTTGCTTAAAGGCTTTTGCTTGGTCCCTGGTCCTCGACTTAGCTGTTGTTCCCTTTTGCAGAGATCTTGCCAATCAATATTTCCTTTTAGAGCTTCAACTATCTCCTTGAACATAAATGTAAAAGCATTTGTCCAGATTGGGGTTGATTAGAATATTAGCTCAAATACAGATTACTAAGTAGCGAATGAACAACATTACTATTTATTCAGAGCACTCAACATCTATCAATATTATTttactcaactcaacttaactcgactaagcctttatcctaaaaatttagggtcggctatatagattctctttctctactctaaatgattttgggttaaatcctcagaaatgtgtaatgcttctagatcatgttgtactactctcctccaagtcagtttaggtctatccctttttttctaactatcctctaatctaatgtgctctacttgtctaactggagcctccgtgtgTTTACGTTTtacatgaccaaactacctcaatctctcttctcacaacttatcctcaattggcgccactcttaccttttctctaatactctaatTACAGACTTtatttagtctagtatggccactcatctaccttaacattctcatctccgcaactcttatcttagacacatacgactccttcagtgcccaacactcactaccatataacatggccagtcgtatggctgtatcgtaaaattttcctttcaacttattgggaatcttgtgatcatataaaactcccgtggcacatctccacttcaaccatccggctttaatcctatgactaacatcctcctcacatccccaatttacttaaaggactaatccgaaatatttaaagtgattactttgggacagtaccacttcatctaaactaactcattccctattatcagttcggccttcactgaacttgtaatgcatgtattctgtgtttgttctacttaacttaaagccctttgactctagagtacttctccaaagtcttctctttctattaactccttctcgtgtctcatctatcagaactatatcatccgcaaacatcatacaccaagggatactctcttgtatatgtttcattaattcatctaaaactaatgtaaaaagataagGACTTACAGttaaaccttggtgtaatccaacctTGGTGTTTCGTCAATTCTACATAATTTGAAAATACATATGAAGCTATTTGTGGAATTACCGGAATCATTTCTGAACGATCTTGTGGATTATCACGTAATTAGGCTAAGGCACAAGCAATCACTCAATCCAATTGTTAATTATACTCCTTCAATCTCTTGTCAACAAAATCGTAGTTACCGTTAGACCAATATCGTTTAAATCAAGGCACCGCCTATATGGTGATAGatgaaatattaatttattatttttccctAAGCAATTAAgcttcaattttcaaaatttttttacctACACTTAAAAAATGTACAATaatatctttagaccatatcaaTTGAGCAACAAGAACGTAGACCAATATCATCGATAGGTTTTTCCCGAGTCACCATCTCCATATTCAGGAGCCATACAACTTCATATGGCAAAGCAGTGTGGGATTTAGAGAAAAAATTTTTTAGAGTCAATATATAGATAAATTATAAAACATATTTATTATACTAAAAAAATAATGCACAAATACTCATGTAAAATTAGTTAAGTCTTAAGTTTAGAAAGATGAGATCTACGTGAAGTTGTACATAAATATATATGGGTCAATTgattttctattaataaaaaatatattttttacttaaaaaaaggatttaatatataaaaatgagaagtcaatttaaataaatatgtaaatatataagAGAAATTTAATAAAACAAAGAGTCAATTTACCTTTTTTATCATTGTAAATATGctgcatatatataaaagataataaaaCTTCGAAAATTCTTtcagtataataataataataataataataataataataataataataataataataataataatcccaAATATGTGCAAACGATTGCCAACAAGGTGTGCTACTATATATTTAATTACAacctttggttgaaaatcatcaTCAAGAAGAAAGTTGTCCTTTCAATGCACTGGTATATGCCTCGAGTACAATTTATCTGAAAATACAAAAATCACAAATCAGATACAAACACCTTAAATCTTGAAATAGATCAAGGCCTAAAACACTCACCTCCATCCAGATATACCAATAAATCCAAGACATCTTCTGGACAACGTCCTTTTGAGGCCAATCTCAACTTGCCATAATCTTGGGCTTGGGCAGAGATTCCATCCCGAAGGTTAACTCAACTTGCTTCGTTAGCTGTTGTTCCCTTTTTAAGAGATCATGCATATCAATATTTCCTTTCAGAACTTCAACTATCTGCTTTGAGCATTAATGTTAAAAGATTGTgcaaattgaggttggttagaatATTAGCTCAAACTACAGACTACTAATTAGCGAATAAACAACAGTGCTTCTATTCATTTAGAGCACTGAACATCTATCAATATTGTTCTACATAATTTAAATATGTGAAGCTGTTTGTGGAATTACCTGTCTCATTTCTGGTCGATCTTGTGGATGATCACGTAAACAGGCTAAGGCACAAGCAATCATTCGATTCATTTCATTTTTGTTATACTCCTTTAATCTCTTGTCAACAAAATCATAGTTTCCATTGGACAAAGCTCGTTCAAGTTGAGGCACACCCTAAATATGAATATAGTTTATTAGTATTTCCCAAAGCAATTaagctttaatttcaaaatttttttttcctatacATTATAAATGTACAACAATATCTATAGACTACATTAATTGAACAACAAGTACGTACCCATTCAACTATATCATCAAAAGCTTCTTTCCCAGTTATCATCTCCAGAAGCATTACACCATAGGAATAAACAATGGTCTTCTTGGTGAACTTACTAGTAATAATATATTCAGGAGCCATACATCTGCATTTGAAAATGTAAGAAGTGCTAAAATATGAGAAGAAGTTCAACAAATATTCCCCAAGTTGTAAACATGGTAAGATGCTCTTCTtcctttattttatatatatatatatatataaaatttttcctaataTGCCAAAAGTGTATCACATGGCTGCAATTTAATTTAGCTCAGGCAACAAAATAGAAAATAGAATTTTCATCTTTACCTAGCGGAGTTACGAGTAACTTCAAAATCTGAAGAAAACTTTTCACGTCCATACTCTGCAACCTGAACAAATATGACCCAAGTAAATTTAGtgcatctaatagttttgatATCAAAGACAAAAACACAGTTTATTTGTATAGTTTAATCTTCCAGTATACGAGTGACACATTCAACATCAAATctaattaaaaaacaaaaaacttTATGGCTCCACCGTCAAATTTATCCATTAATATGATATCCTATTTCAAATGTCCTATAAAAATAGATGACTATAAGATTTAGAAAATTACACAGATGCTAATTATCTGCTATTGTCAGCAATTACATACAATTAATTATGCACTAAATAATAAGTTGACTGTCCATTAATTGAACTTTTTATATGTGAAGTTAAATGcagttaaaatgcataaatataaaagataataaaatttctaaacttcttatatatatataaaataaaatgcccaaaaatGTGCAAACGATTGCCGATAAGGTGCTATTATATGTGTAATTATCACCCTGAGCTCAAAATCGTCATCAAGAAAAAATTTGTCCTTCCACTGCGCTGACATATGCCACGACagaaaattttctgaaaataCATAAATCAGGAATCAGATACAAACACCTTAAATCTGGAAACAGGTAAGGATTAGTAGCCAATGCCTAAATTACTTACCTTTCGCAAGTTCATTTTCACCTTTCGCAAGTTTATTTTCCAAATCATCCAATGTTCTTGCCAATCGTATTAAATCGTCACTTACTCTCCGGCAACCGTCTTCACCTGTATTTTGTGCATACATTTAATTGTTAGGACGACAAATCGCAAACTGAAATGTCCAAGTAAATATTCCAAAGGCCCAAAAGGAATAGAATATGGGCTTTGTCTTCAGATTTTGGATTAATAACATAGACCTACAGCTAGAAACCTAATAGCTTGCAGATTGTTTTTGGATTAGTAATATGGGCTATTGTCTTCAGATTTTGGGATAGACATGGCCTTTGGATATGACACCACAAGCATAGTTTCCCGCAAAGCCATAGTACAAGTTCGTCAGGGGCAtaccatcaaaataatttctcaagGATTCGCCCAGTGGAACAAACTCATAAACAAGCAGTCTATTGGCTCCTTCTTCGCAGTATCCAATAAGGTTAACAAGACTTCTGAGACGGAAACCACTGGCAACAGCTTTCATCTTCGTGTATTCTTCTTCTTGCTTCTTAGGATTATTAAATTTCTTAACTTTCACCTTTTCACCATTTAGATCTCCCTTATAGACTTGACCCCAAGGACCCTCGTCAAGACGGTTGTCCTCGGAGAAACCTCCAGTTGCCATTGTTAGTTCTTGATAAGTAAATCTTCTCGGCTGATAATCTTCTTGAAAATTAATTTTCCTCTGCCGATAATCTTGAAACCTCTCAGTGACATTAGTGGCATTAAAGGAACCATTAGTTGCCACCAAGGGTTCTCGATGAGTAAATTCCTTCTGTTCAATGCCATTATTAGCTTCTGAACTGACCAGGGACTTCAGTTTCTGAGATCCATTGAACTCAATATTATGAGATCCATTAGCTTCTGAACTGATAAGAGGTTTCGATTTATGAGATCCATTGGGCTCAATATGAGATCCATTAGACTTAGGATTATCTGGTCAAGGAAGAGAATAGTAAATTAAAAATAGGACTATGGTAAAGGAAAATCACTAATAAGTTGatcaaaagaaaagaggaaattttatatatgaatttttttatGGCAATCGTGTGTGTAGCATATTAAATTTCCCTAAGAAATGGAAATTAACATGTATTACCTTTCAGGAATACGTTGTCATTCTTCTCGTTCCATATTTCCTCTATACGCATATATCCTTCAAGTGCTCGAACTATCTGCATGGCAAAGCAGTAGTGAAAAGGTTATACacgaatataatatttttattttttatttgttgttttttaatttttaatgttgATCTAATGTAATATCTTCACTTTTTACATCTTTTAAAGATAGAAAAAGACCAATCAATCTATCCTCTTACATATTTTTTGAATACTCTAATAGATaattaataatgaaaataaaTGAAATATGTCTATACCAAATAATTATGAAAACGAATTTTAACCTGATTCATTTTTGGGCGAGAGTTCGAAGGTTTATATATGCAAGCTGCAGCACAAGAAATCATTGCTTTCATTTCCTTTTCTTTGTAGTTCATTTGCAATAATTTGGAATCAACAAGATTTGTATAGTCTCCACTGCACAAAGCATATTGAATATGAGGTTTTGCCTGAAAATCAATAAATATAAGTAGTTATTATTTTTTGATCAAGATTTAATTTTCTAACCATCATTTCCCCTTTATTTGATAGTATAACAGAAAAGCAGTATTTAGTTTGGGAAATTTGAAAGAATCCATAAATTTCTAAAGACATTAACTATTATAGATGAGTGTCATACCCAAGCAACAATATTAGTGTCTTCAAACTTAGTTTTTTTCCCAGATATTATCTCTAGAAGAACCACACCATAGGAATAAACATCTGACTTTTCAGAAACCTTTTGAGGATAATGCTCTGGATCTGCATAACTGCATTGAACAAGCAACCATATTAGTGCCTTCAAGCTAAGTTTTCCTCCCCAATTATAAGTTCTAAATGAAATACACCATAGGAATAAACATCCAACATCTTAGAGACGTTTTCAAAAGGATAATGCTCTATTTCTGCAAACTGTATTAAATAAccaaattaaaaacttttatccaaaaaaatgaaaatacttgATGGAGATTTCAacattcttattttattttaagtattCGAAATCAAACTATAATATTAATGTATTCAACCACTTAaataaagagagaagaaaaaaaaaaaaaagcatcttACACTTCAGTTCCCTTGTTTGATCTAGTGATGTGAGTGAGGCTACCATTTTCCGGAAAGAGAAGGGCAAGTCCAAAATCTGCGACCTGAACAAAAATAATCTAAGCAGATTTAACAGATTTATTgtggtatttttttttcttcttacaATTGTggcatataatttattaaaatgactaaaaagcattaaattatttgttaaaatgataaattatattaatttaatattttattataatattattaaaatatatttcaatcatattaaaatataatttaatttttaattaaataaaaatattttatagacaaatatttattaaaattaatataaacaatttatttaattattacaggaaaatatatgtttttaatatgaatataacaataaataaaataaagatatATAGTGGGATTATAAAATAAAATGCGAATAATATAGTAAAacatttaatcaaattaacttataagcaCTCAGCTTAtaagtattaaaataaaaaatttctcaCCCCAACTTATTTTTTTAGGctcaaaaaatattttaaacaaaTAAGTCAACTTTAAATTATAGCTTATAATTGATTTAACCAACTTATGAGCTCGATGAAATATCGTCTTAATATGAAAAATAATCAAATATAATAAACAAATTTATATCCAAATATGAAATTAATATCTTCTAAGAAAAATCTTGGCACGTATACTCTACCTTTGGCTCATACTTTTCGTCAATAAGTATATTATCGGCCTTAACATCACGATGAATGATTTTGGGTGTACCTATATGGACACAATAAATACTTTTagctataaataaattaataataaaaaaaaaaagaaaaaaactagCTTACTAACATTT is a window encoding:
- the LOC110671614 gene encoding receptor like protein kinase S.2, coding for MATRDFSDDYSLDEGPLRVLFPSTLRRVIVWSNVGSTSREGFGLKQYSYNELAEATDKFSNSKLLGESGFGLVYEATLGGKIVAIKKLKIGRDERSQSKEESEKEIKVVSQVSHKNLVKLFGYCIEGDDILLVLEYVPKKSLRHHLHGETTLEWENRMKIAKGIAEGLQYLHEKCTPKIIHRDVKADNILIDEKYEPKVADFGLALLFPENGSLTHITRSNKGTEVYADPEHYPQKVSEKSDVYSYGVVLLEIISGKKTKFEDTNIVAWAKPHIQYALCSGDYTNLVDSKLLQMNYKEKEMKAMISCAAACIYKPSNSRPKMNQIVRALEGYMRIEEIWNEKNDNVFLKDNPKSNGSHIEPNGSHKSKPLISSEANGSHNIEFNGSQKLKSLVSSEANNGIEQKEFTHREPLVATNGSFNATNVTERFQDYRQRKINFQEDYQPRRFTYQELTMATGGFSEDNRLDEGPWGQVYKGDLNGEKVKVKKFNNPKKQEEEYTKMKAVASGFRLRSLVNLIGYCEEGANRLLVYEFVPLGESLRNYFDGEDGCRRVSDDLIRLARTLDDLENKLAKGENELAKENFLSWHMSAQWKDKFFLDDDFELRVAEYGREKFSSDFEVTRNSARCMAPEYIITSKFTKKTIVYSYGVMLLEMITGKEAFDDIVEWGVPQLERALSNGNYDFVDKRLKEYNKNEMNRMIACALACLRDHPQDRPEMRQIVEVLKGNIDMHDLLKREQQLTKQVELTFGMESLPKPKIMAS